One genomic segment of Mycolicibacterium chubuense NBB4 includes these proteins:
- a CDS encoding NAD(P)/FAD-dependent oxidoreductase, with the protein MVAPGFVAIGSGPAGVSAAETFRSRHRLIPVRVLSADPALPYAKPPLSKQYLCGSSAALDLHSAGWFDRNDIDLILGVTVEHIDTRNQEVVTAGGMHYPYWHLVLASGSAAVPLAVPGGDSALSLRSFGDAVALKMAARHASSAVVIGAGLIGCEAAAGLAGLGLATTLVAPETVPLQRRFGLDVGQRVVTMLSDAGVRYVGSTTVTAVDATGVLLSSGERVDGDIVVAATGVRPDIRLAAAAGLATLDGRVVVDEHMRTSVPNVFAAGDITLAHNVSAGRLVAAEHWRDAALQGRVAGLTAAGYPAAWDTVPRFACSIGKVTLTYRGWGGAFDSGTLDESRNGFSVTYRARGRTVGTLDATASPAA; encoded by the coding sequence ATGGTGGCGCCGGGCTTTGTTGCCATCGGCAGTGGTCCAGCCGGTGTCAGCGCGGCGGAGACGTTCCGCAGCAGACACCGGCTCATCCCGGTGCGGGTGCTGTCGGCCGACCCGGCACTGCCGTATGCCAAGCCCCCGCTGAGCAAACAATATCTGTGCGGATCCTCCGCCGCTCTGGACCTGCACAGCGCCGGCTGGTTCGACCGCAACGACATCGATCTGATCCTCGGCGTGACCGTCGAACACATCGACACGCGCAACCAGGAAGTGGTCACCGCGGGCGGCATGCACTACCCGTACTGGCACCTCGTGCTGGCGTCGGGGTCGGCAGCGGTGCCGCTGGCCGTACCCGGCGGGGACTCGGCGCTGTCGCTGCGCTCCTTCGGTGACGCCGTCGCGCTCAAGATGGCCGCGCGGCACGCCTCGTCGGCCGTGGTGATCGGTGCGGGATTGATCGGATGTGAGGCCGCCGCGGGTCTGGCCGGGCTGGGCCTGGCCACCACCCTCGTCGCCCCCGAGACCGTGCCGCTGCAGCGCCGGTTCGGCCTCGACGTCGGGCAACGCGTCGTCACGATGCTCTCCGATGCCGGGGTGCGCTACGTGGGTTCGACGACCGTCACCGCGGTCGATGCCACCGGCGTCCTCCTGAGCAGCGGCGAGCGGGTGGACGGGGACATCGTCGTGGCAGCGACCGGTGTGCGACCCGACATCCGGCTGGCCGCCGCGGCCGGTCTGGCCACCCTTGACGGCCGCGTCGTCGTCGACGAACACATGCGCACATCGGTCCCGAACGTCTTCGCCGCCGGTGACATCACCCTCGCGCACAACGTGTCGGCGGGCAGGCTGGTGGCCGCCGAGCACTGGCGGGACGCCGCGCTGCAGGGCCGCGTCGCGGGGCTCACCGCTGCCGGCTACCCGGCCGCATGGGACACGGTGCCCCGATTCGCCTGCAGCATAGGGAAAGTCACGCTGACATACCGTGGCTGGGGCGGCGCATTCGACTCAGGCACGCTCGACGAGAGCCGCAACGGGTTCTCGGTGACCTACCGGGCCCGCGGGCGGACCGTCGGCACGCTGGACGCTACAGCCAGTCCCGCCGCTTGA
- a CDS encoding magnesium transporter CorA family protein, with protein MTHVRGRIWLDGKPADDFEFSSISDYLATEGTLVWCDVYDPDHAILKELAQELGLNEWAVEDALADAERTKAVVYKSHTFFTVYGVTVTEPPPDDQYTESCLEVHRISGFVLPRGLITVRLSPRFDIDEVSRRFDELGGQEHGVGSLVHGLLDVVVDGHFTAVQQLDDGIEGLEDDLFADQVPRKGVQRKTFRLRKDLVALRRVVLPMREVVSAIQHRRLDGKTAPELDPVYADLYDHVLRVSEWTESLRDMVTTVFETNLSLQDARLNTVMKKLTGWAAIIAVPTAITGFYGQNVEYPGIQTVGGFVVSSATILVLVVVLYVTFKRRDWL; from the coding sequence GTGACGCACGTCCGAGGCCGGATCTGGCTGGATGGCAAGCCGGCGGACGACTTCGAGTTCTCCTCGATCTCGGACTACCTCGCCACCGAAGGCACCCTCGTGTGGTGCGACGTCTACGACCCTGACCACGCGATCCTCAAAGAGCTCGCTCAAGAGCTCGGCCTCAACGAGTGGGCCGTCGAAGACGCGCTGGCCGACGCCGAACGCACCAAGGCCGTGGTCTACAAGAGCCACACGTTCTTCACCGTGTACGGCGTGACGGTCACCGAGCCGCCGCCGGACGACCAGTACACCGAGTCCTGCCTGGAGGTGCACCGGATCTCCGGCTTCGTCCTCCCCCGGGGCCTGATCACCGTGCGGCTCTCGCCGCGGTTCGACATCGACGAGGTCTCCCGGCGCTTCGACGAACTGGGCGGGCAGGAGCACGGCGTCGGCTCGCTGGTCCACGGACTGCTCGATGTCGTCGTGGACGGGCATTTCACCGCGGTGCAGCAACTCGACGACGGCATCGAGGGTCTCGAGGACGACCTGTTCGCCGACCAGGTTCCTCGAAAGGGCGTGCAGCGCAAGACGTTCCGCCTACGGAAGGACCTCGTGGCGCTGCGCCGGGTGGTGCTGCCGATGCGTGAGGTCGTCTCGGCGATCCAGCACCGAAGGTTGGACGGCAAGACCGCACCCGAACTCGATCCGGTCTATGCCGATCTGTACGACCACGTGCTGAGGGTCTCGGAGTGGACGGAGTCGCTGCGCGACATGGTCACCACCGTGTTCGAGACGAACCTGTCGCTGCAGGACGCGCGGCTGAACACGGTGATGAAGAAGCTGACGGGCTGGGCGGCGATCATCGCGGTGCCGACGGCGATCACCGGCTTCTACGGCCAGAACGTGGAGTATCCGGGCATTCAGACCGTCGGCGGGTTCGTGGTCAGTTCGGCGACCATTCTGGTGCTCGTCGTCGTGCTGTACGTGACGTTCAAGCGGCGGGACTGGCTGTAG